In a single window of the Bacillus clarus genome:
- a CDS encoding helix-turn-helix transcriptional regulator, translating to MEQALKITGVLSDPTRYYIYKYISQKHNYVTVQEVADEFSIHPNVARLHLSKLEDVNMLKSETKKTGKGGRPSRLYVLSQDVIQLQFPFRDYQLLAKIAFNSLLSLGAAGEKALYETGKQFGKELMEQHMQRLNVSEDALTLEQKVQIAKEAFSTAGLSPVFELSTDGTKIFYDVHNCPFKEVAIHHSTEICNMHGDMMKGIFEILFPNMELTRNDSLLDGCKSCNYKVQL from the coding sequence TACATTTATAAATATATTTCTCAAAAACATAATTACGTAACTGTACAAGAAGTTGCGGATGAGTTTAGCATCCATCCAAACGTAGCACGTTTACATTTATCAAAATTAGAAGATGTAAACATGTTAAAATCAGAAACAAAGAAAACCGGAAAAGGCGGCAGACCGAGTAGACTATACGTATTATCGCAAGATGTGATTCAACTACAATTCCCATTTCGCGATTACCAATTATTAGCAAAAATCGCTTTTAATTCACTACTTAGCCTTGGTGCAGCTGGTGAAAAGGCTTTATATGAAACAGGAAAACAATTTGGTAAAGAATTAATGGAACAACATATGCAACGTCTAAATGTAAGTGAAGACGCATTAACATTAGAGCAAAAAGTCCAAATTGCGAAAGAAGCATTCTCAACTGCTGGACTATCTCCTGTATTTGAATTAAGTACAGATGGTACAAAAATTTTCTATGATGTACACAATTGTCCATTTAAAGAAGTTGCCATTCATCATTCAACTGAAATCTGTAACATGCACGGAGATATGATGAAAGGCATTTTCGAAATCTTATTCCCTAACATGGAATTAACACGAAACGATAGTCTACTGGACGGTTGTAAATCTTGTAATTACAAAGTTCAACTTTAA
- a CDS encoding DUF3966 domain-containing protein has product MKRENTNGLGVTVLELSLYENTALIICFVLYVGSVIVYISRKFSQERELEKSEITAELEMLADESYKKKKIKEDHEAPHHLNANKF; this is encoded by the coding sequence ATTAAGCGTGAAAATACGAATGGATTAGGAGTGACTGTGTTGGAGCTAAGTCTCTATGAAAATACTGCACTTATTATATGCTTTGTGTTGTACGTTGGTAGTGTTATTGTTTATATTTCACGGAAATTTTCACAAGAACGAGAGCTTGAAAAATCAGAAATAACAGCTGAATTAGAAATGTTAGCTGATGAAAGTTATAAAAAAAAAAAAATAAAAGAAGACCATGAGGCACCCCATCATTTAAACGCAAATAAGTTCTAA
- a CDS encoding DUF2626 domain-containing protein produces MERMFRVLGFWTGIFAVMFYLGDMYSTALLFLGQTGFFVLLSYLKLTERMYIYVFGAYLTVFFIGFTYYTTFLLVPGVGH; encoded by the coding sequence ATGGAGCGCATGTTTCGCGTTCTCGGCTTTTGGACTGGAATTTTCGCGGTTATGTTTTACTTAGGGGATATGTATTCAACTGCACTACTATTTTTAGGACAAACAGGATTTTTCGTACTTTTAAGTTATTTAAAATTAACAGAGCGTATGTATATATACGTATTTGGGGCATATTTAACTGTTTTCTTCATCGGATTTACATACTACACAACATTTCTACTTGTCCCTGGTGTTGGACATTAA
- a CDS encoding DUF3912 family protein — translation MNFDIVGQKAYVKDGPYRNRIGIVKKKEEQLEPHFIIVIGDQNIDVELKDIVLVGVDVRQFHEWCEQNGYL, via the coding sequence TTGAACTTTGATATTGTAGGACAAAAAGCATATGTGAAAGATGGACCGTATCGGAACCGAATTGGAATTGTAAAGAAAAAAGAAGAACAATTAGAACCGCATTTTATTATTGTGATTGGTGATCAAAATATTGATGTGGAGTTAAAAGATATCGTTTTAGTTGGAGTAGATGTACGGCAATTTCATGAATGGTGCGAGCAAAATGGTTATTTGTAA
- a CDS encoding L-cystine transporter, which yields MNTLLVGINIAVMLILVGVLYYMQRKHVSFNKRVFTALGVGIIFGLILQFIYEPTSKVIMESNNWFSLIGSGYVKLLQMIVMPLILVSIISAFTKLKLTKNLGKISGLIIGILILTTGIAAAVGIAASAGFDVQATGLQQGDAESARLKLVEEKFTSIEQTPVPQKLLELLPTNPFLDLTGARPTSTISVVIFAAFIGIAFIGVKRKYPEQAELFKKMLDAVYAIVMRMVTLILRLTPYGVLALMTKTVAGSDVNAILKLGNFVLASYVALIVMFVIHLLLIALSGLNPIQYVKKVFPVLTFAFTSRSSAGAMPLNIEAQKEKLGVSEGIANFAASFGVSIGQNGCAGIYPAMLAMMVAPTVGIDPLQPQFILTLIAVVAISSFGVAGVGGGATFAALIVLSTMNLPIGIVALVISVEPLIDMGRTALNVSGSMTAGLISSKWLGELDHDTYNQEDVKTGEIAS from the coding sequence ATGAATACACTGCTAGTCGGAATTAACATCGCAGTCATGCTTATTTTAGTCGGCGTGTTGTATTATATGCAACGCAAGCATGTATCTTTTAATAAACGTGTATTTACTGCTTTAGGAGTCGGGATTATTTTTGGTCTTATCTTACAATTTATTTATGAACCTACTTCTAAAGTAATTATGGAATCAAACAACTGGTTTAGCTTAATCGGTAGTGGCTATGTGAAGTTGCTACAAATGATCGTTATGCCACTTATTTTAGTTTCTATTATCTCTGCATTTACAAAATTAAAATTAACAAAAAATCTTGGTAAAATTAGCGGGCTTATTATCGGAATTTTAATTCTTACTACAGGAATTGCTGCAGCTGTTGGTATCGCAGCAAGCGCAGGATTTGACGTGCAGGCAACTGGTTTACAACAAGGTGATGCAGAATCTGCTCGCTTGAAATTAGTAGAAGAGAAATTTACTTCTATCGAACAGACACCAGTTCCACAAAAATTGTTAGAACTATTACCTACAAATCCATTTCTTGATTTAACAGGTGCTCGTCCAACATCAACAATTTCTGTCGTAATTTTCGCGGCCTTTATCGGAATCGCCTTTATCGGTGTGAAAAGAAAATATCCAGAACAAGCAGAGCTATTTAAAAAGATGCTCGATGCTGTATATGCAATCGTAATGCGTATGGTAACGTTAATTTTACGCCTTACTCCATACGGTGTATTAGCTCTTATGACAAAAACGGTCGCTGGTAGTGATGTAAACGCCATTTTAAAACTTGGTAATTTCGTTTTAGCATCTTACGTAGCACTTATCGTAATGTTCGTTATTCACTTATTATTAATCGCTCTATCTGGTTTAAACCCAATTCAATATGTAAAAAAGGTGTTTCCAGTATTAACATTCGCATTTACTTCTCGCTCTAGTGCTGGTGCAATGCCATTAAATATTGAAGCACAAAAAGAAAAACTTGGTGTTTCAGAAGGAATTGCAAACTTTGCTGCATCATTCGGGGTATCTATCGGTCAAAACGGTTGCGCAGGTATTTATCCAGCAATGCTTGCAATGATGGTCGCTCCAACTGTAGGAATTGATCCATTACAGCCACAATTTATTTTAACTTTAATCGCTGTTGTTGCTATTAGCTCATTCGGTGTTGCCGGTGTTGGTGGCGGTGCAACATTTGCAGCTTTAATCGTACTTTCAACAATGAACTTACCAATCGGTATTGTCGCTCTTGTTATCTCTGTTGAGCCATTAATCGATATGGGGCGTACAGCTCTTAACGTAAGTGGTTCCATGACAGCAGGCCTTATTTCTAGTAAATGGCTTGGTGAATTAGATCATGATACGTATAATCAAGAGGATGTAAAAACTGGGGAAATTGCTTCATAA